GCTCACATTCCTTGTTGGCATGacttatgagggttggatgagtttttagctcacttttgtgcataagggagttttggtaattacgtaaggttgcacagggataagtgagtggtatctttgaattgggctaattgattaattgggccttgtatggttaattaatcaattagcgaCCTTTTTAGGCGATATTAActgacccaagcccatggtgggcttaagtgacttaagcccaataggaagcctataaatactccTTTAGGGGTTAGGTTTTCCAAGTCTTACCATTCTCCCCTTCAGTCTAGAGAAAGAACCCTAACCTCTACCCTTGAGCTCTCCACCATCTTAGTGCCTAGAGACAAGAAAGAGTCATCGGGTAGAAGATCATGATGTTTACGAGATCCATTATGACTTTGAAGTTATCTACATTGATTGGAATTGATCCGGGAACATCCAGACCAAAGGTATGtgactttattctctagatctatgttttctatggtatccatattgtttttgaatacctgTTTATCCACTATGATAGATTTAGGGTGCCTAGGATAGATTTGTATGCACCTTACATGATCCAGGGCAtgggaatggagtaatccaaggttcccaacaaCCCTCATATCCATGTAATCACCAAGTGCTCAAATAACCTTCTTAGTATGTTGTAAGTGATATTTTTTCACCTCCATTTCCATCAATCTCCTAGTCATTttttcagtttctcaaatctCACTACTCGAACCTTAGTCTCCAGTAGAGCAACAACACCAAGTATAACTCTAGAAAATAGAGAggttaacaaaaataaataaataaacatagaAATGATCAACAAAAATGAATTAGCAAACAAGCAAGCTCTTCAAACCAAGCACCATTTCATGGGTTATCCATGTGCTAataaagagcagatggagagtTTGAGTGGGCTTAAACAATAATAGAGgcttaattttcaaacatcaagCTCAAAGCTGAAACCACAACAAAGACAAGCTACCAACAAACAGAGCCTTATGCACAAAAGATGAATCAACAATACCAGAATCCAATGGACAACTTAGAACTTAACCAAAGGCATATGTATGACCCGATATCCATACCCAAACCAAAGAAACAATACGCAGAAAAACCACAAGAAATGAGGAAAATCTATGTGATAATGAAGAAGAATTGTGAAACATGACATCTGTAAAAACCTAATATTTTAGGCCATGTTGGAATTTCAAGTTTGAAAACTCTTCTAATTGGTGATAGTTGAAAAGTCAGAAAAGGCAAATTGAGAACATGCGTCAAATTTGGATTGGTTGAATTTGAAGGATTTTAGTGGTCAACTAAGTGAGTTCAATTTTTGCACCATGTCATCTTGATAGTCGGAAATTTCTTAGGATTGTAGAAATCGAAGTTTAGcgaaacacaaaaacaaaacagaaacaaaaatcgaaacatgaaaaaataaataattaaagaaaaaataactaatataaaattaataataaattatagaaaattaaaatatttttgttggtgtttgagaatttatttagTATAGTGTAGttttaaaaatggatgaaatgaaataaggaaatgaaatgaattgagaaagaaaagaattaaaatataagttttaagtGCCTGCACGTGCAGGCCACATTTTGGCCTCTtgcttttaaagaaaagaaaagaaatagaaagggaaagaaaagaaaaacttatagAAAGGTGAGAGCTTGGTCGACTGTGTGTGGGAAGTTCGGTTTGCCTTCGGTCGATCATTTCAATGATCAAATGACCTTCGTTTCACGtgatttttttaggataatatTCTACTCAATATGAGGAATATTCGTATGATGtaagattttgatttcaatggTCAGATTTTCCGATATGTGATAGGGTGATTTAAccctaaaaattctatttaatgtcttttttttttggaaaaaaattatagaattgtTATTGAGAGATAAATAGGTAGTATTTGTGGTATTTGAATGTGATTgttgatatgaaaaaaattatttggtgatttacaaaattttctttgaaatttttggtgATGTTGAGATTATTTAATTGTGGGAAAATTGTGTGTTGAgtgattaaaattattgagattgttggaaataaataaaatttgggtaTAAATggtgttttgttgatatttgtattattgagaattttctttgattttttggtGATTTAAATGTGGAAAATAATTGTATTGgatgttaaaaaatattgagattgttgggaataaataaaactagggtataaattatgttttgttgatatttgtattattgggaattttctttgatatttggGGAGATATAATGATGGAGAAATTATTAGGTtggatttaataaaaattgtcttgGAAAAATTGTGGATAATGATATACGAAATTattgcatttcatatgcatcatggttgagtggaagaaaaatgaaaattattgaaagtttacatgaaatggaaaaagaaaataaaatgatgatgagaAGTAAAGGCCTGTGAGAGACTAATTAAGAAGGGAGTGAGATCGTTAGAGTGAAAGACCCAGAAATGTACCATGGGAAGACTttgaatggggagtgtatttgggtacgGACAtgtatccttcggtgaaagcgTGAGAACGacagtgcattgtatgactgtgtgtcatATCCttacatgcattttatttaattattgagaATTGTTAAAGTGATATCATCAgatcaaataaaatgtttggattgtttattttatagttgaatattttattttgtgtatcCTTGAACCTTAGTAATACCAATTAATCCCTGTGAGTGTAAGGtaccctactgagcaatgtggaaatgctcaccccttctTTCTTGAaactttttagatgcagatttGGCTACTAAGGATCAATAGTTAGAGTAGGAAGGGCTTCAAAATGCCCTAAGAGATTTTGGAGCAGCTTAGAGGGCTTTAGCATATTTTATTGTGTTAGATTATTTTGGAGCTTGTACTAGTAGACTGTTAAACTCTATATTTGTATTTggactttattttgattaactTGCTCAAACTATGGACTTTTATTTCAGACTGGGATTAGAGACCttgatggtttttattttctcatgttgcTCTTGAGTATTGGTTTTGATCTTAGTGAATTGGAATGTTAGTTGAAGGGAGttttattgtgatttatttctaaaaaaaaaatttttccaGGGTGTTTTGGTCAACTGCCTACTCGGACTAGGAGAAACCCTTAAGATCAAACCTTTGACTTGGGGTCATGGATCAAATTTGGGTTGCTcagaatttgggtcgtgacaacATCAATACCTGAAGATGCTCTTATCTAGCGAGATTTTCTAGGCTTCTAGCTCACTTTTCTTCCCCAAAACCACCAACAAGCTCCCCTTTTCTCCCCTCTAGTCTGCTCTCTTCTTTACTTGTTTTTTCTTCCCCAAGACTCTTTTCCCCTACCCCTCAAAACAAACACCAACCCTGAAAGAGTTCTCTACCAAAAACAACCTCCAAGCAACCTGCCACGTGTCTCCCTTGTAGAGAATATCTCTATTGCTCCCTAAAAGCCACTCTTACTCCCACTTACTCTCTTGACAACTCGCTCTCTCCAACTAGCTTCTAGAAGTCTCTAGAAGGTggtaaaaattatattaattaatttattttataatatacatatatcttttaaataattttgttattataaaaatatattataagttaaaaatattaattttattattaaaaatatttttaacaaaatgaatttgaagagaattttatttgtttatttatttttttgggaagaAAATACCTTTTGAATTACGTTTTAAAAGAGATtatcttttcaagagacgatACTAGTTAAGCAAGCTTCAAAAAGAGAATGCGTCTTCAAGAGATGGTTTTCGGTTAAGcaaagtttttttgttttggccCGAAATAGTCTCTCCAAGAGGtgatttttgtgaaatttttctttcaattgtcTTATCCTAAAATCATCTTTGTAAGAGAGAAGATATTAGTTAAGCAATTTTTTGTTGTGGTTGCTTTCCTACTTGGCTAAAACTACGGTTTTGTTAATTACTTCCTTACTTACGATGTGTtataattttccaataaaaaaatgcaaGTACCTTATTAACCACCTCACTTTAATTTGAAGGATTTAGGTAAGGATATAGAGACGTCCCAAATAAATACTAAATATGGAACCAAATGGTGAACAATGAGCGAGCTTAGCTTCCGAATATTATGGCACCCTAATTTTGTGTTTCATTTCTCTTCAAAGCTCTTCTTGCTGATGATATGCCGAAAGTCACGATTGATGTTAACAGTTTGTTGGCCCTTTGGCCATTTCAAGAGCAACTACCACCACCATTCCATTCTTTTTATTATCCATTCTCTATATACAATTCAACACTCCCTTTCTGAGTTTGTTGAGAGGGGAGGGTCCTTCATGAATGAACCCTCCATTGTTTCTCAGCTGCGTATCTTCTTTCATTGTAACGTGAAGTCTGTATCTTCAGGTTTGACACATTGGTCATACTCTAGCCAAAATTTCCAGAAGCATTGAACAAGAAAAAGagtatatatcatatatcataaaatatagaGGGTACCTTTGGAAAAGATGGCAAAATGCTTCAGCTTTGCAGCATCCAGAGACTGGTGGTACCGATACTCTTTCACAAGCGCTGGCCTCAGGTCAGTGTTAACCGATCTTGGGGAGGGGACAGTGATGCATTGTTGGGTGCCAAAATGTCATAGGCAAACCAAACCCAACCTTGTCCTTGTCCACGGCTTTGGAGCCAATGCAATGTGGCAGTATGGCTACCTTCTAAGACACTTCATCCAGCGCTTCAACATTTATGTTCCGGACCTGCTCTTCTTTGGAAGCTCCTTCACGACAAGGCCGGAGCGTACGGAGGCGTTCCAAGCTGAGTGCGTGATGAAGATGATGGAGGCACATGGGGTGAGGAAAATGAACTTGGTTGGGGTGAGTTATGGTGGTTTTGTGGGGTACAACATGGCGGTGCAGTTCCCGGAGGCTATGGAGAGGTTGGTGCTGTGCTGCACTGGCGTATGCTTGGAGGAGAAGGATATGGAGCAGAGTTTGTTTGCGGTTTCAGATTTGGAGGAAGCTGCCAGCACTCTGATGCCTCAGACGCCCGAGAAGCTCAGGGAACTGATGAAGCTTTCCTTTGTCAAGCCAGTTAAGGGCGTGCCCAACTATTTCCTCACTGATTTTATAGATGTAAGTCCCCTCAACATATGCCTCTGTTCTTACAGTTTTCCTAGACTAATTGTTTCCAAATTACTTCTCATTATAATATAGTTTGTTTTGTGTTGTGGTTTTACATTAGTTATATACTATGTTGTCTGAAATCTAGGTGTCATACTATTTGGTTAAAACTTAGGATACCTTCTATATATATGTTGAGTGTACCAACAGGGGAGGACGTTAATAAAATCATCAATTTGGATTGAATCTCCTCCATGTTACTTTACTTTTTAAAGATGATATAAGAACTTTACCGTCTCCTcccgttcttttttttttttttcgccaTCACTAAGTCTAGATCCTCAATATCCCTCCTTAAATTAGACATTTTGATTTCTTGTTCACCTTGATTATCTCACCTCCATAACTGTAATTTTCCTCTCCAAACTCTTAGGTCTTGTTTCATATTCCCCTAATCAGTTTTGTTCTTTGATTTCCACCTTGCAGTGCTCTTGTTATAGATCCCAAATTGTACATATTAGTTGTCAGTGCATTGTAGGATGTGACAACAACTAGGCCTGAAATCTCTTACAGTGTAAATAAGGTTTGTTAATTGAAGTTTAATCCTTTAGAAGCTCATTGCAAGGTTGTTGAAAGGATCTTGATGGTAGAGGTTCAACATATAGTATTTGGGATTCTagttttttattagttatacTGGAGTTGTATGGAATTCAAGGGTCATAATATGATTTTCTTATCTTAGATGTTGTTAGAAAGATTGTTAGGACATTTGATGTATATACATGTTGATCATacaataatcaattcaaataaaatcttCTCTTAGTTTCTTTACTTTTCTAAgacacattttttaaaattggatataTGAAAAATCTTTTAGAGTTATGAGAATTTCTGTGATGCCAAAATTTAGGATACAACTCATTTCTTTGGGAGAATCTAATAAACCGTCCAAAAAGAAGCACATAATACACCTTCAATTCATATGCTAATTGTGATAGATATGAATAGCAACAAGATAGGTCACCCCATCCCGTTTACGTAAGGTAATTCCCATCCccaccctaaaaaaaaaaaaaaaagggatgagATGTGGGGACTAAGTACGAGAATTCTCATACCCACCTTGTCTCGACCTATTaatcttctttaaaaaaaataaatttgaattacattaaaaataaatatattttaaaaataaataaaatattataatttttatagcttattttatttaaaagtagattttaaaattattttttaaaaattagttatatatataattgagaCAGTTCATGACAAGGTCATATAAGGTAATACCCAAACCCACTCCGAATTCAtcttaggttttaaaaaaaaaatcctaaacccATTCATAacctatttattttaatttcaaactcatcccTTTAGGGGCAATGTAGggtgatattttgaaaaaacttgCCTCATTGCTATTATTACTAATAGACAATGAAGGATTTAAATGTTGatgtttttttaatctaatgaaattgccttatttttttaacataagtAAGGGTACCAAAGCCCTTTCAAAAATTGATGGAGGATCTATGAAAAAATATGGTTCAATGTCATGTTGGTCTAACaagaaactaaaatatttatcttaGCTATGATCCCTCTTACttaaaataccaaagaaaatgaagatatagttatgaataatataaataaaaacattaataggTAGAGCAAAATTGACACTTATTGGTTATAGTATAATTTGCTTTAGCATAACAGACCATTTATAAAtactcttaaaattttaaaaaggaaaaataaaagaaaattttattttataaatatattagttGAAATGGCTTTATGATGCATTCAGTGgtagatatttaatttatttttattttgtgagaaataagaaatattaactaatgtggtgagaaaataaagattcCTAGAGAGTTAACAAATATTGACTATTAATACCTCTATTTTTGTGCATgctaaaatgattttataaatatttaattgtaGTATTAGTTTGTTATATCCTATAGGAGCTTGCAcgtaattaaaattattctaatcaatacattttatttatgtaaaatttaagagaaacaaacatatataagatgtaactaattttaacaaaagaatataatacaattatttagaaaataattgatGTGACATATTTAGGACTATCAATGTTCCTTGCCATGATTAAATTAAGTGTATATGACTAAAAAATAAAGCGGGATACAATTATGCACCTTGATAAATAAGTGTCCtttgtaaacatttttttattttttatttttatttttaaaaataaataaattttgtataaaaggTGAcaactttgatttttaaaaattttaaaattttatacaattaaatttttaatacttcgatttttttaaattgcttttaaaatcattattttttcaatgtAAGTCTTTAAAATGTTTTGTATCTTTCAtaaaagttactattattttttattttaaaaataaataaataaaaaataaatccaaatcaATACTAAATATTGGTTTTTGGATTAATAAATCCATGAGTAACCAAGAAGGCAATAATTATTTAAGCGCAATGTAGTAGTCCTAGGTTCTTGCTTGAGACCATAGGTGGATTTTCTAGGATGATAACATGAGTAGGATGAGATTGATCAATGAATTAGGACGTTGTttcataaaaaaacttaattggAAGGAGTTGCAAGCAAAATTGCATTGTTCATCTCAAGTCAAATTTTCCACAAAGGTAAGAGCAAGATGTAATACCGTTGAAATTATAATTCAACTTAAAGTCAAATTAGATGAATTTTAGAAATAGtagaaattgttatttatttaggtttctTATATTAATTAGGACTCCTAGTCTAATATGAATTGAAGTCATAGTGCAAGTATGattagtttattaaaaatgtagGTCTGTTATTACATTGAAAAGAATAGAGTGCAATAAATAATACtttagtataaatattaataattgtgtGGGTTCCAACAAGCAATATCAAAGCTAGAAGATTAGGGAAAGTGAAAGGCCAAATCAGAGTTATAAAACCTAGGAATGTGTAAAATAACAAGAAAGTTACAATTTTGTTGGTGAAATTATGACTACTAATAATAACTCAATTCATCCTCAACTCCCAAAATTCATTAGTATTTTGATAATTGGGGAATTTAGATGCATGTTTAATTTAAATCTTAGGATTTTATGAGatttagagtgcatttggtaGTGATCTAGGAAGTGTTTATACATAACCTTTCtaacattgaaattttttatctttcaagtattagaaagagtagaaacaattcttaaaatcactaccaaatgcacTCATAGTGAACAATTGTTACATTGAAGCAATTGATTCAAAAACTTCGAGGCATTATCAAAGGAgtagaaatatttattaaaagatttttaaaagaaatattagaaGGTGCTCTATGTAATATTCCAAGTAGTAAATGAATCCATATTTAAGAAAATCTTAGAGACAAGAACAATAAAGGAGACATCGGTtactctaaaaaaattatatgaaggTGATAGTCATGTTAGGCAAGTGAAGTTGCAAACATTAATAGATGAATCGAATCTCcctacatgaatgactctgaatAAATCTCAAATTATTTTGATCGAGTACCAATCATTATAAACCAGATGTGGGATAATGGTGAGAAGTTTGATTATCAATGAATAATAGAGAAAGTTATGTGATCTTTAAGTACAAAATTCGACTATGTTTTTGCAACAATTGAAAACAGTAAAGATATATTCACTCTCATATTTGAGGAGAATGTGAGTTCATTGTGATTGAATGAAtaacaataaatcaaataatcaaCTGTACTAAGTAGCAAGCATTGCAAAGTAGAGCATTTATAAGAGGTTGTGATGGCTAACATGGTGGTAGAGGTCGTGGTCGAGGCAAGGGTAGAGGAGGACACAACAAGTTCAACAAATAGAAATGGAGATTGTGACATAAATTGTTCGAAAGGAAGGACCAACACTCGTAGACCTAAAGACAAGTCATGTATAAAATGTTTCAAATGCAAAAGATATGGACACTATAAGCCAAAATGTTGAACGAAATTGTAGTATGAACAAGTAGAGTAGGCAAACACAACTAAGAAAAAGTTGAATTTGGTACTAGCCTTTAATGTAGCA
The window above is part of the Vitis riparia cultivar Riparia Gloire de Montpellier isolate 1030 chromosome 12, EGFV_Vit.rip_1.0, whole genome shotgun sequence genome. Proteins encoded here:
- the LOC117927241 gene encoding monoacylglycerol lipase ABHD6, producing the protein MAKCFSFAASRDWWYRYSFTSAGLRSVLTDLGEGTVMHCWVPKCHRQTKPNLVLVHGFGANAMWQYGYLLRHFIQRFNIYVPDLLFFGSSFTTRPERTEAFQAECVMKMMEAHGVRKMNLVGVSYGGFVGYNMAVQFPEAMERLVLCCTGVCLEEKDMEQSLFAVSDLEEAASTLMPQTPEKLRELMKLSFVKPVKGVPNYFLTDFIDVMCTDHVEEKRELLQMILKDRKLINLPKITQPTLIVWGDQDQIFPIELAYRLERHLGENAKLAVIKNTGHAVNLEKPREFAKHLKSFLIDSSQSVASKDDRVD